One region of Capillibacterium thermochitinicola genomic DNA includes:
- a CDS encoding LysM peptidoglycan-binding domain-containing protein — MNTTETRTGEVRLGTVRYVRLRRRWRWNPRKGLANLVFFIFMLCFILMAFYYSATKSQGQALGREITVEMGDTLWEIASRHYPNTDPRKPIAEIMKLNNMKTSMIYTGQVLRLPQ; from the coding sequence ATGAACACGACCGAAACCAGAACCGGCGAGGTTAGGTTGGGGACCGTAAGATATGTTCGTTTAAGAAGGCGCTGGCGGTGGAATCCGCGCAAAGGCCTTGCCAATTTGGTGTTCTTTATCTTTATGCTTTGCTTTATATTGATGGCCTTCTATTATAGCGCGACGAAAAGTCAGGGACAAGCTCTTGGCCGGGAGATCACGGTTGAAATGGGGGACACGTTATGGGAAATCGCGAGCCGTCATTACCCCAATACGGACCCGCGAAAACCGATTGCCGAGATTATGAAATTGAATAACATGAAAACTTCGATGATTTATACTGGGCAAGTCCTACGCTTACCCCAATAG
- the lexA gene encoding transcriptional repressor LexA, whose amino-acid sequence MEDLTQRQQEILDYIIKETQMKGYPPSVREIGEAVGLSSSSSVHAHLEKLQQMGYIRRDPTKPRAIEVLKPAPETGELFYPEVIPVPVVGRVTAGEPILAVENIEEYYPLPKDFTSYRELFILRVKGDSMINAGIFDRDLVVVNKTSTANNGEIVVALLDNGEATVKRFFKEAGRFRLQPENPVYEPIYTENLSILGRVIGLIRKF is encoded by the coding sequence ATGGAAGATTTAACCCAACGGCAGCAAGAAATTCTCGACTATATTATTAAAGAAACGCAAATGAAGGGCTATCCCCCTTCAGTTCGTGAAATTGGCGAAGCGGTCGGTCTAAGTTCAAGCTCTTCGGTCCACGCCCATTTGGAAAAGCTCCAGCAGATGGGCTATATCAGACGGGACCCCACCAAGCCGCGGGCGATTGAAGTATTGAAACCAGCCCCGGAAACGGGCGAACTGTTTTATCCCGAGGTCATTCCGGTTCCGGTCGTCGGACGGGTGACGGCCGGTGAACCAATCTTAGCCGTAGAAAACATCGAAGAGTATTATCCACTACCGAAAGATTTCACTTCCTACCGGGAACTTTTCATATTAAGAGTCAAAGGAGACAGTATGATCAACGCCGGGATCTTCGATCGAGACCTGGTCGTGGTCAATAAGACGTCCACCGCCAATAATGGTGAGATTGTAGTAGCCTTACTTGATAACGGCGAAGCAACGGTTAAACGCTTTTTCAAGGAAGCGGGCCGGTTCCGGCTACAACCGGAGAATCCGGTTTATGAACCGATCTATACGGAGAACCTCTCGATCTTAGGTCGGGTGATTGGTTTAATTCGAAAATTTTAA